The Methanobacterium sp. Maddingley MBC34 genome contains the following window.
AACGATTTATATCTCAAAAAAAGGCGTATTTAAAGACTTTAGATGAACTTGAGAGTACTTTCAATGTTTGTTGCAACGAGTTTTCATCAGAATCTCCAGAAAAGGATCAACTCTTCTGGAACTTCACAATTAAAAGGGGTAAAATGACATTAAAAACCGTAATACAATGGGCTGAAGAATGTGTTGAGCAATTAGGAGAATATGAGGATTAAAGAAGGGGGAAGTTTAAAAATGAAAGTAAATGATGAAGTTTATGCCCTGGAGGCGACTAAAAACTGGAATTATGCTTATCTGGTTTCAGGTGAAGATAAAATATTAATTGACACTGGACGACCGGGACAGGGAAAGGGCATCATAAAAGAATTAAAATCTATGAACATCAACCCAGAGGATATTAAACACATCCTAATCACCCACCATGATGTAGATCATGTGGGAAACCTGGCTTTCCTTCAGGAAGAAACAGGGGCCTCGATATGGGCATCCCATGAGGACATTCCCTATATTTATGGTGATAAACACCGTCCTGGGCAAAAAAGAATAATATCCATGTTCATGAGGGTTAAAAAACCGGAGAAAATAATGGCCTATGAAGAAAATCAAACAATCTCAGGATTAAAAGTCATTCCCACTCCAGGTCATACTCCAGGTCATGTTTGCCTTCTTTATGAGGATGTTCTGTTTGTGGGAGACTTGGTTAGAACTTCCAAAGGAAAACTAGATACCATGAAATCCAGTATGAACTGGAATGAATCTGTTTTAAAGAAATCCATTGAAAAAATTGCGGGTTATGATTTTAAATGGATATGCACTGCTCATGGTGAGCCAGTCAGATTTGATAATGCGCCTGAAGAGTTATCAAAAATTGCGAAGATGATGAAATAATGGATATGCCTTCTTTTTAATACAGTTCAAATTAATTGAAACTCCACCTATGTTGCATAAACAATTGTTGCATAGGCAACATATTTATATATTAGTACTGGTAACTGTTAATTACACATTGGATTGTTAAAATTTGCATTGAATAATTCTAAATATTATTTAAAATTGCTTTTTCTGGTGTCAATTATGCGTAAATGTAAGAAAATATGCGAAGATGATCTTGAAGATATTCCATTGGGCATTTTTGCCTCTATAATCCACAGAACTCGGATGATGTATTTGAACAACGAGCTTAAACGTTTCAATGTTACTTCAAGTCAGTTTATCTATTTAATTGGACTTTACAGGAAAGAAGGTCAGACACAGGAAGATCTGGCCAATCATTTTTTTATAGATAAGGGAACTGTGGCTCGTGGTGTAAAGAAACTGGAAGATAATGGTTTCATCTGTCGAAGAACGGATCCAGAAAATCGCAGAAGATACCTTCTTTACCTCACAGAGGATGGAATGGCTTTAATGCCAGATATTATTAACATAATTAAAGATTGGGAAAATTCAATCAATGAAGATCTTTCTAAAGCAGAAAAGGAACAAATGAATGAACTTCTAAAAAAATTGACCATGAAAAGTTTGAACAAGTTACATGATACGGAGGAAAACCTGAATGAGTAATACTGTTTCTAAAGGGGGTAATTTGCCTCTCAACCCGTCAGAAGATAAAAAAGGACGTGGAATAGATTATAAATGGATAGCTCTATCTAATGTATTAATTGCATCCATGATGGGAACCATCAATGGTAGTATAACCTTGATATCCCTTCCTGCCATCTTTAACGGCATTCACATAGATCCCTTAACCTCTTTCCAGTACTTGCTTTGGATACTGATGGGATACGGCCTGGTAACTGCCACCCTGCTTTTAAGTTTCGGACGCCTGTCGGATATGTACGGTCGAGTCAAGTTATTTAAGCTGGGATTCTTGGTATTCACCATAGGATCCATCCTGCTTTACCTGACACCATCCACGGGTGACGCTGGGGCCATAGAGATCATACTCTTCAGAATAGTCCAGGCAGTGGGCAGTGCCCTAACCATGGCCAACAGTTCTGCCATACTCACCGATTCCTTCCCGGTAAGTGAAAGGGGAAAGGCCCTGGGTATCAACATGGTGGCACTCATGTCTGGCCAATTTATAGGACTCCTACTGGGTGGAATATTAGCGGTCTTTGACTGGAGATACATATTCCTGGTAAGTGTACCATTCGGTATTTTAGGAACAGTCTGGTCCACTTTAAAACTTAAAGAACTATCACTACGTGCTCCCAAGACCAAACTAGACATCTGGGGAAACGTAACTTTCGTCTCCGGTATAACCCTTTTACTTCTAGGGGTAACCTATGGCCTCATGCCCTATGGTAGCGATGCCATGGGATGGAACAATCCCTGGGTAATGGCCTCAATGGCAGTTGGATTCCTCCTCCTGGTGCTGTTCCCAGTGGTGGAAAGTAAGGTGGAAAATCCCATGTTCCGCTTGGACCTATTCCGGATAAAAATGTTTACCTACGCTAATGTTGCCGGTTTCCTCAGTGCGCTCAGTAGGGGCGGTATGATGTTCATGCTTATACTTCTTCTACAGGGAATATGGCTTCCCTTACACGGGTACAGCTATGAATCCACACCCTTCTGGGCAGGAGTTTACATGTTACCCCTCACTCTGGGAGTGATTATAATGGGACCAATATCTGGAATACTCTCGGATAAGTATGGGCCCCGCTGGATTGCCACTATAGGGATGGTAATGAACACCATAGGCTTCATTATACTGGCATCACTACCCGCCAATTTCAACTACTGGGAATTAGGTTTAACCCTGTTCTTCATGGGATTGGGAAGTGGAATGTTCGGTTCACCCAACAGTGCATCTATAATGAACTCAGTTCCTCCTCAGGAAAGGGGTGTTGCTTCAGGAATGCTAACTACCATAATGAACACAGCATTCACCGCGAGTATGGCCATTTTCTTCACCATAGTAATTGTGGGAATCACACAACGATTCCCTGATGCAATGGCATCATCTCTTGCCGGAATAGGTGCAGCACAATTGACCCCAATCCTCAGTAACATACCACCGACAGGAGCGTTGTTTTCAGCCTTTTTAGGTTACAACCCGGTTGAAACCATCTTAAGTAGTGTTCCATCAGCAGTGGTTAGTCAAATACCCTCTGCAACATTAACCACACTCACTGGAACTACATGGTTCCCATCCACACTGTCTGAAGCTTTCATGCCTTCTCTTCAGATTTCATTCTACATTGGAGCAGTGTTCTGTGGTCTGTCCGCCTTATTATCTGCCTTACGTGGGAAGAAATACATCCATGAGATGGAGGTAATTAAAATCAGTCCAGAAGATGATGTGGCTGATTCAGATAAAGTATCATAGTACGTGAGAAAAACAGGACCCTAAGGCGTCCTTTTTTTTTATTGAATTGGCTTTTTTTTGAGGGATAATGAGATTTACTGGGTGAATTGGGATGAACATCATGATGATAAACAAACCAAAAAATTAATTCATTACTAACTTAACAATTAAATTAACAGTTAACACCTATCCTTGGTTAAGGATTATTATGGGAAAACAAATGTTAAAAAGGGGGATAAATTAATGGAAATTGGAATCATCGTATATTCCCAAACTGAACATACCTATCTAGTGGCGGAGAAACTTCAAGAAAAGCTAATTGGGCTTGGAAACAGGGTTAAAATTGAGAATGTGGTACCTGAAGGTGAAGTACACCCTGGAAAAAAGGATATCACCTTTGAAACCCGTCCCAATATTGATGAATATGATGCACTGATATTCGGCTCTCCAGTGCACGCCTTTAACCTTGCTCCGGCAATGAAAACATATCTGGAACAGATACCATCACTCCAGGATAAAAAAGTAGCCTGCTATGTCACTAAGGGGTTACCATTTCACAGGACCGGTGGAAACCAGGCTATATCCCAGATGAAAAAGCTCTGCCAGTCTAAAGGTGGAACAGTCATGGGAACCGGGATCATAGTTTGGAGAGGAGGACGTGAAAAAGAGATTAACGAACTTATTGAACAGTTTATTATGTTATTTTCTTAAGCGGGGAATAACTGGACATGGGTTGAATAATTAAAGGTTTGAATAATAATGGATTACTATTAGGATTGATCGTACCATA
Protein-coding sequences here:
- a CDS encoding Zn-dependent hydrolase, glyoxylase (PFAM: Metallo-beta-lactamase superfamily) → MKVNDEVYALEATKNWNYAYLVSGEDKILIDTGRPGQGKGIIKELKSMNINPEDIKHILITHHDVDHVGNLAFLQEETGASIWASHEDIPYIYGDKHRPGQKRIISMFMRVKKPEKIMAYEENQTISGLKVIPTPGHTPGHVCLLYEDVLFVGDLVRTSKGKLDTMKSSMNWNESVLKKSIEKIAGYDFKWICTAHGEPVRFDNAPEELSKIAKMMK
- a CDS encoding transcriptional regulator (PFAM: MarR family), producing the protein MRKCKKICEDDLEDIPLGIFASIIHRTRMMYLNNELKRFNVTSSQFIYLIGLYRKEGQTQEDLANHFFIDKGTVARGVKKLEDNGFICRRTDPENRRRYLLYLTEDGMALMPDIINIIKDWENSINEDLSKAEKEQMNELLKKLTMKSLNKLHDTEENLNE
- a CDS encoding arabinose efflux permease family protein (PFAM: Major Facilitator Superfamily), with translation MSNTVSKGGNLPLNPSEDKKGRGIDYKWIALSNVLIASMMGTINGSITLISLPAIFNGIHIDPLTSFQYLLWILMGYGLVTATLLLSFGRLSDMYGRVKLFKLGFLVFTIGSILLYLTPSTGDAGAIEIILFRIVQAVGSALTMANSSAILTDSFPVSERGKALGINMVALMSGQFIGLLLGGILAVFDWRYIFLVSVPFGILGTVWSTLKLKELSLRAPKTKLDIWGNVTFVSGITLLLLGVTYGLMPYGSDAMGWNNPWVMASMAVGFLLLVLFPVVESKVENPMFRLDLFRIKMFTYANVAGFLSALSRGGMMFMLILLLQGIWLPLHGYSYESTPFWAGVYMLPLTLGVIIMGPISGILSDKYGPRWIATIGMVMNTIGFIILASLPANFNYWELGLTLFFMGLGSGMFGSPNSASIMNSVPPQERGVASGMLTTIMNTAFTASMAIFFTIVIVGITQRFPDAMASSLAGIGAAQLTPILSNIPPTGALFSAFLGYNPVETILSSVPSAVVSQIPSATLTTLTGTTWFPSTLSEAFMPSLQISFYIGAVFCGLSALLSALRGKKYIHEMEVIKISPEDDVADSDKVS